From a single Tachypleus tridentatus isolate NWPU-2018 chromosome 6, ASM421037v1, whole genome shotgun sequence genomic region:
- the LOC143253336 gene encoding lysosome-associated membrane glycoprotein 1-like isoform X2 yields MHIFRVILLSLLSVTSTKAQKIIPADTHMNGTNETINTSFQQSSDNLTTPSSSSSSNMVGPTTLVSEFSTAIPPIVPRKWFVNDRNKTCIIMAMNATFSIKYNKTGNKVGTGKINVPQTAKVDLNQSACGLNNHSQVIWLLFNTSSLKMMFTKSNTNISVTEMQLNYTMDNSTFPNTIELGKNNSVLVKGWFFTVDLDKHYRCKVAADIMFNANVIMEVSNVEIEAFRTDNSTDFKSTVWECAADDKVRDIVPIAVGCALAGLVVVILIAYLVGRSRSRKKEYQSM; encoded by the exons ATGCACATTTTTAGAGTTATCCTTTTGTCGCTGCTTTCAGTCACATCTACGAAAG ctCAAAAAATTATACCTGCTGATACTCATATGAATGGTactaatgaaacaataaacactTCTTTCCAACAATCCTCTGACAATCTCACTACTCCTAGCAGCAGTAGTAGTAGTAACATGGTTGGTCCGACAACACTCGTGAGTGAGTTTTCTACGGCTATTCCACCAATTGTTCCACGAAAGTGGTTTGTAAATGatagaaataaaacttgtattatcaTGGCCATGAATGCTACTTTCAGCATCAAGTACAATAAGACAGGTAACAAA GTTGGAACTGGTAAGATAAATGTGCCACAAACAGCAAAGGTTGACCTAAATCAGAGTGCATGTGGGTTGAATAATCACAGTCAGGTTATTTGGCTTCTATTTAACACAAGTTCCTTAAAGATGATGTTTACCAAAAGTAATACAAACATCTCTGTGACTGAAATGCAGCTGAACTATACTATGGATAATTCTACTTTTCCTAATACTATTGAATTAG GTAAAAACAATAGTGTTTTGGTCAAAGGGTGGTTTTTCACAGTGGATCTAGATAAGCACTATCGTTGTAAGGTAGCTGCTGACATCATGTTTAATGCTAATGTGATCATGGAAGTATCCAATGTTGAAATAGAAGCATTCAGAACAGACAACAGCACTGACTTTAAAAGCa CTGTATGGGAATGTGCTGCTGATGATAAAGTCCGTGATATTGTACCTATTGCTGTTGGTTGTGCTCTGGCTGGACTAGTTGTTGTTATTCTCATTGCCTACTTAGTTGGACGTAGTCGCAGCCGTAAGAAGGAATATCAGTCTATGTAA
- the LOC143253336 gene encoding lysosome-associated membrane glycoprotein 1-like isoform X1, whose protein sequence is MHIFRVILLSLLSVTSTKAQKIIPADTHMNGTNETINTSFQQSSDNLTTPSSSSSSNMVGPTTLVSEFSTAIPPIVPRKWFVNDRNKTCIIMAMNATFSIKYNKTGNKVGTGKINVPQTAKVDLNQSACGLNNHSQVIWLLFNTSSLKMMFTKSNTNISVTEMQLNYTMDNSTFPNTIELAGKNNSVLVKGWFFTVDLDKHYRCKVAADIMFNANVIMEVSNVEIEAFRTDNSTDFKSTVWECAADDKVRDIVPIAVGCALAGLVVVILIAYLVGRSRSRKKEYQSM, encoded by the exons ATGCACATTTTTAGAGTTATCCTTTTGTCGCTGCTTTCAGTCACATCTACGAAAG ctCAAAAAATTATACCTGCTGATACTCATATGAATGGTactaatgaaacaataaacactTCTTTCCAACAATCCTCTGACAATCTCACTACTCCTAGCAGCAGTAGTAGTAGTAACATGGTTGGTCCGACAACACTCGTGAGTGAGTTTTCTACGGCTATTCCACCAATTGTTCCACGAAAGTGGTTTGTAAATGatagaaataaaacttgtattatcaTGGCCATGAATGCTACTTTCAGCATCAAGTACAATAAGACAGGTAACAAA GTTGGAACTGGTAAGATAAATGTGCCACAAACAGCAAAGGTTGACCTAAATCAGAGTGCATGTGGGTTGAATAATCACAGTCAGGTTATTTGGCTTCTATTTAACACAAGTTCCTTAAAGATGATGTTTACCAAAAGTAATACAAACATCTCTGTGACTGAAATGCAGCTGAACTATACTATGGATAATTCTACTTTTCCTAATACTATTGAATTAG CAGGTAAAAACAATAGTGTTTTGGTCAAAGGGTGGTTTTTCACAGTGGATCTAGATAAGCACTATCGTTGTAAGGTAGCTGCTGACATCATGTTTAATGCTAATGTGATCATGGAAGTATCCAATGTTGAAATAGAAGCATTCAGAACAGACAACAGCACTGACTTTAAAAGCa CTGTATGGGAATGTGCTGCTGATGATAAAGTCCGTGATATTGTACCTATTGCTGTTGGTTGTGCTCTGGCTGGACTAGTTGTTGTTATTCTCATTGCCTACTTAGTTGGACGTAGTCGCAGCCGTAAGAAGGAATATCAGTCTATGTAA
- the LOC143253337 gene encoding ras-related protein Rap-2a-like isoform X1 yields MSRMREFKVVVLGSGGVGKSALTVQFVSGTFMEKYDPTIEDFYRKEIEVDSAPCVLEILDTAGTEQFASMRDLYIKNGQGFVVVYSITNHQTFQDIKNMKEQIIRVKNLDRVPVILVGNKIDIEQQREVSSMEGMSLAQLWGCPFMEASAKNKCNVNEIFAEIVREMNFTPELERSNHCCVVL; encoded by the exons ATGTCTAG gATGAGAGaatttaaagttgttgttttgggAAGTGGAGGAGTTGGAAAAAGCGCCCTTACAGTTCAGTTTGTTTCAGGAACCTTCATGGAAAAGTATGATCCTACAATAGAGGATTTCTACAGGAAAGAAATTGAGGTTGATTCTGCACCTTGTGTTTtggaaattttagacactgctggAACTGAGCAGTTTGCTTCCATGAGAGACTTGTACATAAAAAATGGACAGGGTTTTGTTGTAGTTTATAGCATTACCAATCATCAAACATTTCaagatattaaaaacatgaaaGAACAGATCATTAGAGTGAAGAATCTGGACAGAGTTCCAGTAATTCTTGTTGGAAATAAGATAGATATTGAACAGCAACGAGAAGTAAGTAGCATGGAAGGAATGTCCCTAGCACAACTCTGGGGGTGTCCATTTATGGAAGCTTCTGCCAAAAACAAGTGCAACGTAAATGAAATTTTTGCTGAAATAGTACGTGAAATGAATTTTACCCCAGAACTAGAAAGATCGAATCACTGCTGTGTTGTCCTTTGA
- the LOC143253337 gene encoding ras-related protein Rap-2a-like isoform X2 encodes MEKYDPTIEDFYRKEIEVDSAPCVLEILDTAGTEQFASMRDLYIKNGQGFVVVYSITNHQTFQDIKNMKEQIIRVKNLDRVPVILVGNKIDIEQQREVSSMEGMSLAQLWGCPFMEASAKNKCNVNEIFAEIVREMNFTPELERSNHCCVVL; translated from the coding sequence ATGGAAAAGTATGATCCTACAATAGAGGATTTCTACAGGAAAGAAATTGAGGTTGATTCTGCACCTTGTGTTTtggaaattttagacactgctggAACTGAGCAGTTTGCTTCCATGAGAGACTTGTACATAAAAAATGGACAGGGTTTTGTTGTAGTTTATAGCATTACCAATCATCAAACATTTCaagatattaaaaacatgaaaGAACAGATCATTAGAGTGAAGAATCTGGACAGAGTTCCAGTAATTCTTGTTGGAAATAAGATAGATATTGAACAGCAACGAGAAGTAAGTAGCATGGAAGGAATGTCCCTAGCACAACTCTGGGGGTGTCCATTTATGGAAGCTTCTGCCAAAAACAAGTGCAACGTAAATGAAATTTTTGCTGAAATAGTACGTGAAATGAATTTTACCCCAGAACTAGAAAGATCGAATCACTGCTGTGTTGTCCTTTGA
- the LOC143253339 gene encoding stress-associated endoplasmic reticulum protein 2-like isoform X1, translating into MVQSQRMKVANDKASKNVVLRGNVPKSTKPKDEKYPVRPWLLGLFVFVVCGSDYHISYELMKKKVGSSENNKASGQDNIFLRVLKKVEDSVY; encoded by the exons ATGGTTCAGAGTCAAAGAATGAAGGTTGCAAATGATAAAGCAAGCAAAAATGTTGTACTACGTGGAAATGTACCCAAAAGTACG AAACCTAAAGATGAGAAATACCCTGTTAGACCCTGGCTACTTGGcttgtttgtatttgttgtttgtgGATCCG aTTATCACATTAGTTATGAGCTCATGAAGAAAAAAGTGGGAAGTTCAGAGAATAATAAAGCTTCTGGGCAAGACAATATTTTCCTAAGGGTTTTGAAGAAGGTTGAAGATTCAGTATATTAA